A segment of the Coffea arabica cultivar ET-39 chromosome 8c, Coffea Arabica ET-39 HiFi, whole genome shotgun sequence genome:
TATTAGCTCAACGTTCTTTTAGCGTTTACTTACAACAATTACCATGGACAGCTCCTAATTTTTACATGTATTCAATCTATTTATCTATTATCTTGAGCACTTAACAATCAATCTCCTAATATAAccacagaaaaaaaaatatgagaatGATTAACAacatttataataatagttATAACAAATATAAAATCAACTACAACAAAATCAACTATAATAAAATagttaacaataataatataatagtGCATAAATGTGGTGGATTGAAGCATGGATATCTCTCTTTCTTCTAATAAGCTCTatcatttttaataaaaataacttcaaacttctaataatttatattgattttgataaaaaaaaaatcttaattgTTTTCCCCATTTTAATAAAAAACCTTCAAACTTCTGATAATTTCTATTGATTTTCATAAAAATAAcctaatttttttccaaaaattgttGAATTATAGGGGCCAACTGCAATTAGGGACAACTATTAGTGATTTATTGATGAACTAGTACCATATAGTCTCACTCGTTCATGAATCTATCTTCGATCACCATGGACTAACTACTAGTCCGACTCCCGATTAGTGTCGAAGTAGTCACAAATTACTTGAATATCACTGATTAGTGTTGAACTAATCCATTGTCACTCAGGCTAGTCATTAGTTAATGAGTATTGTACAATATACCCACCATTAGTGCTCAACTagcttggtttttttttttagtcacTTCGAATTTTCTTTGCTGCCTTTGTCTTCAATTATTGACTTCCAAGTTCCAACCAATATGGTTATTCTACATCCGATACAATGAATACAAgacaatccaacaacttagtgacCTATTACAGCTCGTATCTGTGAAACGAAAGATATTAAAGAATAACTTCTGACTTACAAgcaaaagaatcaaaagaacAAGAGCCCCCACTCCGGAACTGCTCGAGCTGGCTTGAGTTTAAGTTGCAATGACTGCAATCTTTAAGAAAACAATGATACCTGCTAAACAAATGATTCCTAGCTTTTATTACTTCCTTTTGGTTCCTCCTTCCTTcactgtttctttttctttatggGTTCACTGCCATGCTTCTTTCAGTTAAAAACACTTTGTTTTCGGCTGATTACCGCTCATTGAGATAGCAACACAAGACCAGCTTCTAAATCCTCCAACCTAAGAGTAAGTAATTCATCTGTATCTATGCAGTCAAAACTGAGCCTCAAATCCAAATTTTCTCTTGCATTGACTAGCATCGGATCTACTAGACCTCCATTCATTTCCTGGCGCTGCTTTTCCGTCGTTTCTCTGCTACACGACGGGTGCAACTTAAATCCATACAACCAGATACTCTCAACTTGATTAGTCATTTTAAGATGAAGAATCTTGGCAAGATCCTCAGAACTGAAGtcgttaaaaagaaaaaactttgtTACCCTTCTGCAGAGGCCTTCATTTGAAGAAATCACACGCTTCATTGGTTCACTGTAGCCAGCAAAGATTACAACAACCATGACTGACATTCAACTAGCTTGATTGTTTGGCTGTTTAAAAGGTGATTTTGCAGAGTCATTCACAggcaaaatttgccccaaatcCAAGAACCTGAAAAATGCTGGAAAGAGCACGTTTTTATGGTATACACAAGTGGTGATTGCACCATAGGCATGAGAAGCTAAGGTTGGGATGATGGTGCAAGTGATCAGAAGAAATCTAAAGCCTGCATTTGATTATTGAACTCATTGCTGGACTTTCGTGTATTAATATTACTGAAACCTTGTATGTAGTGGAATGTTTAATTTTTCAGTCTTAACAAATATTTGATACATTTTTTACATGGATAGGTATCCTAacttaattttgtttttcaaattcttcattttgtcatgatattAACTACtcttgttttatttattattattatttgttgattttatcttatcattttattttctcgtagtttgttaacttactcatttttcaacattaccaatttatgacaagttttagcCTTCTttcctaactttccaaaataaaattttaaatttacacacaaAAAAATGCTAGATGTTCAAagtttttggattaagtttttatgttaactttcacattattagttcaaattttaatattcttatttttcaattattaaatagtatgtcATTTTGTCAAATTGCGCACGAATgggaaaaaattgataattaggtTTATTaggcattataagtaaatatttaaaattaatgatgAGTGTAAAggatggtataaattgataatttagctTACAAAAGGAATTTAGATGAGTTtgcaaaagttaaaataaatcaGTTGTAAATAGACAATTAGATTACCCAACTCATTTTCTGATTTACTTATTTATACCTATTTAATTAAATGAGTATCAATAGATTAACTTATTTATactcatttttcattttaacCCATCTAAACTCtgccaagtcacccattttgataCCTCTAGTGCTCACACATGTAATAATCGTTCCAGAAATGTTGAATTATTGGGGCCAATATACTCACCATTGGTgacttattttattttctctcacGTACCACATCATAGTTTCACATTAACTCATCGTTACACCGGTCCGTTCATTGGTCTTTTCAACAATGCTTACACCGGTCCGGTCCGGTCCGTTCATTGGTCTACTTTCAGCAAATTTAAAACTCCATCTGCTTTTCATCTTGCATGTTTCCTGTGGCTCCTTTAAAATTAGCTATTGATTTCACGCTTTGTTTTTTTTAGCCATTTTTCCACGCAGCCATCTTTTATTGTGTGGGCCCCACCAACATTCGCCCACGGTACCTGCTACGTAAATGCTCTCCAACCAATAGCTTAACAACACTGGAATTCTTTCACTTCAGTCTTGAACGCCCTCCATGTGTTGACCTTTCAACCCATTTGCAGCCAACTTTTCCGAGTTAATGTATCCTCAATTAATACTTTGTAGAAAACTCCCTGCgtacgtatatatatatatatatatataaccagaTATCCATAGCACGTATAtatataaccaaaaaaaaaatatatatatatatacataaccaAATATTCCTAGCAACTACTTCAGAACAAATTCATTTATTACTCTCATCCAAATAGAACCAGACCTCGTAAAAATTGATCCGAATGAATTTGTCAAATCCATTTTCTCTCCaaatcattatatatatatgtgtgtgtgtgttggtTTCCAAGAAGAATCCATGATCAGATTCGCTACTACAGCCACGAATCCGTTCGCGAATTGTGTATTTACCTTTTGTCCAGAAGTTTTGGGCGATGAATCTGCTGCGGAACAGAACATGTTCCTCGATTTTGCTACCTACCTTCTGAACAATTAACTCCGAGTTCTTGACTCGGTAATCATCTATAGCATGGCCTTAATGAAAGCAATAAGAGTAGTATTCGGGCAAGTTATCATGATTTAAGTGGGATGGAGTAAGATCATTCAATCCTGACAATCCAGCACATAGGATCCTGATGCGTATCTCATGTATGTTAAACTACATATACGACATCAAGATATTGAATACTTAAGAATTAGCTTACGGATGAACCAGATCATACTTTTGCATGTTTTGCCATAAAACACTACTCGCATGACAAGCAATTATAAAGGAGTTTAATTCTTTCATTTTAACTTATAAACACATGGAAAACAATACTAAAATTtgactaaaaatacgtaaaatatatacTGATCACTTCTTATTTGGATGTTGTCGGAATAAGAGAGGAAATTGGTTgctgcaaaaaaaattttagagtttggcttgcaaagaaagaaaagaaatgaggaGGATTCGAAGGATTTTATCCCTCCTTTATTTGGTCAAGCACCCCATTTAATGGGCATGCGTCTCACATGACCtatttttgtccaaattgcTTTGAGTTTTGTCAATTGTCCTCAAACAGTCGAAATTGAGCAACTTTGAGCATGCGATGTGTCTGGGGCGAGGCTTTGGGAAAGAAATTGGTCATCACGTGTTATGGTACAGAAACCAGAGTTGCAGGAAGCAGAATGAATCTAACTCGAATGAAACTATTCAGTAATGAATCAATGGGATAGTGATTGAATGAACTTCAATTTTCATTAATGAATCGTAACAACAAGTACAAGAACAGAGGAGACGGATTCAGATAAGAAGGTGGAAGATCTGAAAGAAATTTGGGAGGGAAAAAATGAGGATTGTTCCTCAGGTTACTACAATCAATTCCGGATGGAATAATTAAAAATCTCCTCTCACAATGAAGCAGGCATGTCTGCTTATAAAGCTATCCAATTTTTAACAAACTTCTAACTACACCAATAAGAATTAAACACGTGGCTTCCAATACAATCTAAACACGTGGCCTTCTTTTACACAGCTCACTCCATGA
Coding sequences within it:
- the LOC140013468 gene encoding uncharacterized protein — its product is MVVVIFAGYSEPMKRVISSNEGLCRRVTKFFLFNDFSSEDLAKILHLKMTNQVESIWLYGFKLHPSCSRETTEKQRQEMNGGLVDPMLVNARENLDLRLSFDCIDTDELLTLRLEDLEAGLVLLSQ